A single genomic interval of Theropithecus gelada isolate Dixy chromosome 16, Tgel_1.0, whole genome shotgun sequence harbors:
- the LOC112610131 gene encoding uncharacterized protein LOC112610131, translating into MGGPGRSSPSSAGPTAPARASPAGRGSVTKAAAGPPGLWPPAVAGRPRPPDLPSRRGPAAADWRRRGAGAAGTPPNLPRPLPLLPHCRRFPHPPQDPPLPPSRANLARKHAVSLVCLHRSLLIRTEPIRIKGPEAGPGHQRFRPPPPSAPHPSGPQPSGPPPPGPAWALLRLPWPLSGARRPVPRPPRPPGPGPASGAWLCTRARGSAAFVPPLPRPPSRGAGRRRRLPGRGVAAFRRGPGSAPGLPRGRAERPAAGSGRGPSREERGAAAAAAAAGERLSPGRGRAPGLGH; encoded by the exons ATGGGTGGACCTGGGCGGTCAAGCCCCTCCAGCGCCGGCCCCACTGCCCCGGCCCGGGCAAGTCCAGCGGGGCGGGGATCGGTGACAAAGGCGGCGGCGGGTCCTCCAGGCCTCTGGCCTCCGGCAGTCGCAGGGCGCCCCCGGCCGCCCGACCTCCCCTCGCGTCGCGGCCC CGCGGCCGCTGATTGGAGGAGGCGGGGCGCCGGGGCAGCGGGGACCCCCCCCAACCTTCCTcgtcccctccccctcctcccccactgtcggcgcttcccccaccccccccagGACCCCCCCCTGCCTCCCAGCCGTGCAAATCTCGCGAGGAAACACGCGGTTTCACTAGTGTGTTTACACCGATCACTACTAATCCGGACCGAACCGATCCGGATTAAGGGGCCGGAGGCGGGTCCTGGGCACCAGCGGTTCCGACCCCCCCCGCCCTCCGCGCCGCACCCGAGTGGCCCCCAGCCGAGCGGGCCCCCACCTCCCGGCCCGGCCTGGGCCCTCCTGCGCCTCCCTTGGCCTTTGTCCGGCGCCAGGAGGCCGGTCCCGCGCCCCCCGCGGCCGCCCGGGCCCGGGCCCGCGTCGGGCGCCTGGCTCTGTACGCGAGCCCGGGGATCTGCGGCCTTCGtgccccccctcccccgcccgcccTCTCGTGGAGCCGGGCGCCGGCGGCGGCTGCCCGGGCGGGGGGTTGCGGCGTTCAGGAGAGGCCCCGGCTCCGCCCCGGGCCTGCCCAGGGGGAGAGCGGAGCGGCCCGCAGCCGGGTCGGGTCGGGGCCCCTCCCGGGAGGAGCGtggagcggcggcggcggcggcggcggcaggtGAGAGGCTGAGCCCCGGGCGGGGGAGGGCGCCAGGCCTGGGGCATTAA